From the genome of Ktedonobacterales bacterium:
CGCTCAGCAGACGCCGCGCCAGGCTTTCCCAGGGACGAAAACGCGCGCGATAGACCGGATCAAAGATAATTGCCAGCAGGTGCGTCGGCGGCGCTCTGTGCAGGAACAGGCCATGCGCCGCCAGCTCAAACAGGTCAACAGCCGCCTGGTTCCACGAGCGAATATACCAGAGGCGATCCAGGTTATGGGCAGGATACGAGATGTTATGCACCAGCAGAGCCGCCAGGTTATTAAAGTCGAGCAGTTCGCGCTCTTCCGTAGTATCTTCGGCGTGTTCGCCAGTCAGCGCGTAAAAAGCGTCGAAGAACTGGCGGCGCTCCGCGCCCCGTAGTTCCAGCGCCCGCGCCAGCGCCCGCGCTACATGTGGCGAAGGGTTGGCGCGCTGCCCCGTCTCCAGGTGATAGATATACGTCCGCGAGAGGCGCGCTGCCTGCGCAAGCTGCCCCTGCGACATGCCCCGACGGCGGCGATATTCGCAGATGAGGGTGTTGAAGGGTGTTTGCATAGTTGTTAGCTGTTAAGGCCAGTATAGCATGAAAAGTGTTGGAACCGTTCGCAAGAAATAATGCTATTGCTTGGCGAATAACGACAGCTATGTCCTGCTTGCGGTGGTGCTACTACTATAGTATTATGGGGACATGAAAGAACCATCTCCGATCAAGAAAACTCATGTCTATTTGCCCGTTGCGCTGCATGCTCAGTTGCAAGAACTCGCTCGCCAAGAACGGCGTTCGCTCAACAGCGAAATTGTCTGGCTCTTGGAGCAAGCCCTTGCGGCCCGCGAGAAAGGCCAGGCCCATGCAACTGGTTGAGCAGCACATCATCGACAAGGCTGATAAACGTTTTGCCGCGATTGATGCTGCCGCGTTTGCCGCCAAGAACCTCTATAACGCCGCGCTGTACGAGGTGCGGCAAGCCTTCATCTTTGAGGGGCGCTCTCTCTCGAACAAAGCAGTCTATCATCGGATGAAGCACACGGATGCCTATCGTGCCTTGCCCTGCAAAGTCTCCAATGACGTGCTGCGCCAACTGGATAAGAACTGGCGAGCCTTCTTTGCCGCGCTGAACGCCTGGAAGGAAGACCCCTCCAGGTTTGTTGGGCGGCCCAAACTGCCCAGGTACAAGGACAAAACCAAGGGGCGTTTCCTGCTGACCTACGACATCCAGGCCATTTCCCGCCGGGCGCTCTCACGGGGTAAGCTTCGTCCTTCTGGGCTGAACATTGAGGTCCAGACCGCGAAGCCTCGTATCAAGCAAGCTCGCATTGTCCCACGTCTCGGCTTCTATGTCGTGGAAATTGTCTATGAGCAGAGGGAATCTGCTCCTTCTGGCGATCCTGCCCTCTTTGCCGCTGTCGATCTGGGCGTAGATACGCTGGCTGCGCTAACCTCA
Proteins encoded in this window:
- a CDS encoding helix-turn-helix domain-containing protein; translated protein: MQTPFNTLICEYRRRRGMSQGQLAQAARLSRTYIYHLETGQRANPSPHVARALARALELRGAERRQFFDAFYALTGEHAEDTTEERELLDFNNLAALLVHNISYPAHNLDRLWYIRSWNQAAVDLFELAAHGLFLHRAPPTHLLAIIFDPVYRARFRPWESLARRLLSDFKFNVSAYTYLPEYHTLWRDLRRLPDFTRLARATEPGGVPAPSFVFEMRHSRLGWLTLRTSLTVFSGAPEYPIVSYIPGDQAALEAFQASGWHREGPRSSGD
- a CDS encoding Arc family DNA-binding protein, translating into MKEPSPIKKTHVYLPVALHAQLQELARQERRSLNSEIVWLLEQALAAREKGQAHATG